A stretch of DNA from Malus sylvestris chromosome 9, drMalSylv7.2, whole genome shotgun sequence:
atttttaattttgtgagTCAAAAATTATGCTGGTGATATAAATATCTACTTAGCATATAAGGGTTTCTTTAACTTCGTGTGATATACATGTCGAATTATCATACGTGCAGTACTGTATTTCGTACGAAACCCTTTTGTTTTATCAATTGCCTTATCTATAATGCCTAAATTTCAGCATATGgagttttttcaaatttttctttgCAGGCACTGGCCAGCATTCACGTGAAAAGCTAGAATTCAAGAACCGCCTATCAATAGCTCAAGGGGCCGCTAAAGGTGATCATCTGCAAAATCAGTGAGCATTTGTGGCTTTCCTGGTATCAGGTTTTCATCTCTTTAGACAAAAAATATTCGGTTATGAGTATTGGTCCGTCAAATTCTTTTGTCAGCAACTGTAGGACTTTCAGATGTTCTAAAGTTCCTGCTTCTTTATGTGAGAAGTCTGGAAGCAATGGTCTCCTATTTATTAGGACTCATTTAGCTCCTCTGTCTGCAGGTTTGGCTCATCTTCACTCTTTGAGTCCCCGTCTGGTGCACAAGGATTTTAAAACAGCCAATGTTCTTGTAGATGAAAACTTCATAGCTAAGGTTGCTGATGCGGGAATTCGCAATTTCCTGGGAAGAGTTGATATTGCAGGCTCGTCTTCTCAAGTGACTGCTGATGAGATGTTCCTTGCTCCAGAGTAAtagtctctccctctctctttgtttttgtttttctctctttGTTGGATAAGGTTGGGTgagggggtggggtggggtggggggttgAAGGGTATTGCTCTTAGTTCTCGGTGTTCTATATAACCATTCAAGTGAATGCTAAGAATAGTTGTCATTTTATCCAAATTTCTGTTTAATTTTGCAGGGTCAGAGAATTCAGACGATTTTCAGAAAAAAGTGACGTATATAGTTTTGGTGTATTCCTCCTGGAGTTAGTGAGCGGGCGAGAAGCAAGAGATTTTGCATCTTCTGACTCAAATCAGAACATGGTTGAATGGGTATGTGCTAGTGTGTCTTTACAACTGTTGGAATGCATTAGTCATATGATGGTATGCATTCAAATGTTTGCTTACATTGCCTTCTCTTCTCTATATCATATAGTGGAGGACCGGGAATGGTACACTAACTACTTGCTGTGGTGATTGTTTATACACAATATGATAGTTAAAAGTTTAATTGCTGCAACTTGCCAACATCACTGTTGAATCTTGAATACGTTTGTAATTTCTTGTTAATGTGTGAAAATCTTAAACTAAAGttgtttaattttgttgttgGGTCTTGTATAAAGGTGCAAAATATTCAAGAGGGCAGCAATGTATCGTGCATCATCGATGAGAGGTTGGGGAATAGCTTCACAGGTGAAGCTATGGAAGGGTTGATACAGTTGATCATGCGATGTGTGGAAGCTTTGAGTGAGAGGCGACCAAGCATGAGCAATGTGGTAACGGAGCTGGACCGGATAGTTGAGAAAGAGATGAGCTTGACAACAATCATGGGGGAAGGAACTTCTACAGTGATCCCGGGAAGTCAGTTATTTAaagcaacaaaataaaaagacatTGTGTGCGTATGGCATCGCATCCTCCAAATTATTAAAAACTTGGAGGAGTGATATTTGTGAaataggtgttttttttttcttctgtgaaaagaaaaaggaaattgttatattttttttaggtttCCTTTGCTTGCTGAAACATGAaacaagagaaagagaagagagaagagaagagataTATCAGCTGTTCGATGAGTGAATAaagcattatttttttatttgataacGTTTACACGATGATGAATGTAAGAGAAGTGTTTTTCTTGTTATATAAACCATTATTTATTGTTAATATAAATTGGAATTTGGATGTAGGTTTTGGGTTGCTGTTATATATGCATGTTCAACTGTTGCACTCTAAAAATTTAGATTGTTAATAGCAATTCTCGTCTACATACATATAACGGCATTTCAGCACTAGGTGAGGACAAGGCCTTTTCACTTTATGTATGATTGCGAGCGAGATTTTTAGGTTTGTGTCAGTTGGAGAAGAGGAAACTGCGATTCATTTCATTTcttgtaaatttgtaaatttgtaatacAGAGGTGACTGGAGAGGATGCTGCAATGTCTCTCTCTGAAATTATCGTCGTCGTCGTCACCCTCCTCAGCAGCAGCAGCGGCTCCCAATGGCAATACTCATTCTCATCCGCCTCCCCCGTCGCAAGGTATTGGTCTGGGTCTGGCTCAATTTTTGACAATTTGGTaattgaattcaattttttgaCGTAATTTCAGGAGGAACGAGCTCTGAGGCATCGCCCTCCGCCACTCTCACCCACGAGTACACCCGCGCCGTCCAAAGCCAATCCTACAATGAAATTTGGTCCAAGGTTCATCAGGTCCACGACCACCACCATGATCCTGGTCATGATGAGCTGCCGCTGGAGGAGGAGGACCACGACGAATCGGATAATGAAGAGAGCCGCCACCGCCGGAGTCAGAGGCAGCACCAGCTTCTGTTGGGGCGAGTGCTTCAGCCCAACCGAGAGTGCGTCCAAGAGGCGCTTCGCCTCGCCAANNNNNNNNNNNNNNNNNNNNNNNNNNNNNNNNNNNNNNNNNNNNNNNNNNNNNNNNNNNNNNNNNNNNNNNNNNNNNNNNNNNNNNNNNNNNNNNNNNNNNNNNNNNNNNNNNNNNNNNNNNNNNNNNNNNNNNNNNNNNNNNNNNNNNNNNNNNNNNNNNNNNNNNNNNNNNNNNNNNNNNNNNNNNNNNNNNNNNNNNCCTCGCCAAGCCCAACACCCTCACTCGCCTGGTCTCCGACTACTTCGACCAGAGCGAGAACACCACCCAAGCCTGCCTGCTGCTCCTCCACCGCAGCGTCTATCGAGCACGCGAGCTCTATGCTCCGCTCCACCAACTCCTCGATGCCGTCGTCCACTCTGACTCTGTGGAGTCGTCACTGAGCCTCAACCTCAGCCTAAGCCAGTCCCAGTGCCGTCGGGCCCTGGACGTCTTTCTTCAGTTCGACCTCCACGACAACCCCTTCCCTTCCCCTGACGACGCCGACTCCCCCAATTTGGACAACATGCGCCGTTGCTTCTCCCAGCTCAAGCTCCAGCTCGACAGCCGCCTCCGCTCCTCCCGCTCCAAAATCCGCCTCATTCGCCGCGCCACTCTTGCCTCCGCCCTCTGCTTCATTGGCACTGCCGTTGGAGTCGCCGTCTCTGCTGTGGCTGTCACAGTCCACGCTCTAACTGCCGCACTCGTCGTTGTTGCAGCGCCGCCTTTGTGCTGCACTGCCACTAGCACTGGCTCTGGCTCTGGCTCTGGTAGAAGCAGCAGTTGTTGCAATTGCAGCACCATGACTACCACTGAGAAGAAGGAAATTGCCAATATGAAGCAACTTGATGCTGCTGCCATGGGTACTTGTGTCCTCGACAATGACCTTGCCACCATTGACCGACTCGTTCGCCGCCTCCATGCCGCAGTGGAGGGGGACAAGCTTCTGGTTCGCCTGGGATTGGAGAGGGGATCTGTCAGTGGCACTGCGGTCGACAAGCATCCAATTCAGGAGGTGATGAAACAGCTGCACAAGAGCCACCCCAATTTCCTGCAACTTGTGGACGAACTTGAGGAGCATATATGCCTCTGCTTTAACACCGTCAACAGGTCCAGATCGCTGCTTTTCCAGCACATCAATACACTTTAATCTCTATCTACTGAGTAAGTGCTGGTAATTCCTATTTCCTATAACACATGTAGCAATGTGCCATCGTGCATCATTGCGTTGATACTTACCATCTTCTCTCGGCAGCATTGTTAACAGATGAGGGCAGTAAGATGCGTGAACGAGCCCACTCAGCAGCTGATTCCACCAATATATCATCAGCAAATTACAATCAGGGCTTGAGGCTTGGCTGGATACAAGTATGTATCAAGATTATCGTCTTGTTCAGAGTAAATATCTTCATTTGCATCTGCATCATCAAGTATGAGCCTGCCTGCTTATGTTTTGAACTTGTATTCTTGTGTCGATTCTTAAGGAGTAAAGATTTAGAACAATCTCTATACAGTCTATGCTTGTTAGGTTTTGCTATGTGCATCCGGAGATGTCCATTGTTTAGTGTTTATTCCAACTAATGAGTCTTATCAGCAATCATCATTGCTTGTATAATCTCGTCTCGTTGTTCATTTTATTATCGACTTGTACTCGTGGTGCCATCTATTAAATGTTGAATGGACGTTTTTGTTTAAGGGCTGGCTGGCTATTGCAAATTTATGCCAATCTGAATCTTTTTTTGTCTTACATAATACCTATGAAGGTGACAGCTTCTCATGGATGTATGATCCGGTCATCCTTCCAGTTCCAGGTGATAGCTTCATAGCTGATGACCATCAGGGCGATGTGCGATGTGCGATGTGAAATTGTGAATACCATTACTCACTCTAGCAGAGAGCTGACTTGAGAAAGAGAATAGTTGTTTGCCTCAGAAGAGTTAATTCAATCTTCTTGTGTTTTGTTGAGTTGACTTGAGTTGTTTGAAATGTGGATATATTTTACATGTTTATTTATTAAGAACATCTTTGATCATGCTCCATGGCCCTATTTTTGTTTATGTAAACTTGAACTAAAAGAAAAGAAGCAAAAGCAATTTAAACAAGTAAAATTTCCTTCGAAGACGGCCATCTAGGGCTCTATTTATTGGGAATTAACATACTGTGAGTAGGAAAAAGGGGGAAATTCTATTCCAAACAAGGAAATAAATATATGGAGTTGTTGTGAGCAGCAGAATATATCAAGCATTGGGCGTGGAATCTTGTTTTGCCTTAAGAACAACCTCCTCTGTGGTGGTGCCAATGATCTCGTTCGCACGTTTCAGTCCTACGCTGTTATATCGTCCAAGGGTATCCTAAATTCATTCATAGCCATAGCCATAGGCATGGGTAATTAATTAGAACGAGTCAGTAGTACTAGCACTACTAACGTTTGATCGTAAGCCTTACCCGAGTAACAATTCCCAGTTTCTCCAACTTCTGAACTGCATCGTCCACATCAAAATTACAGTCGTCGTTAAACTGTTCTTTGATTAGTTCCTCACACCGCTTGTCCAGATCCTGcaacacatacataaacatagcACTTCAATTCAACTTTGTTGCAATATTCTTATGATAGGAACAGGAAGAGATCCAATCCAAGAGGAGATGTATATGTCATACTAGTAAGGTAGCTTTCCCTTGTTCCATTAATATGTAAAATGAAATTATCACCTCCTTCACCTGCAAATACATTCAACAAGAATATTTTGTTACTGcaccaataaataaaaatacattaatGTCCAGTCCAACAACAATTCATCCGAAATTATCAGCCTTACTTCCTGTTGAATCACATCATCGCACAAGTGAAGGAGAGTACCCCGTCCGCTATCCAATTGTTTTTCATACATGGACTGTGTTATCAAGTTCTGATACTGAGCCAAGTTCTGCTGATAACTACACGTACGGTACGGTCATGCCGATGCATATTATTgatattgaaattgaaattgaaagaaaatgtgCCAACCCACCCAACCAACTTCAGGACATATGAATATTACAACAAAATACCTAACCTGAAGTATGTCTTAGCAAAGTAACCAATCACAGTGGAAATAATCGCAAAAATGACCCAAAGATCAATTTGAGGCATTTCGAGCGAAGTAACAACTGCAACCTGCCGTAACACAAACAAATGGTGATTACCATTAAGCTGCATTTTcacaatataaaagaaaaatgacaAGATTACTGTGCAGCAGCAATACAAACTTCATTGCTGCTATCAAGAAACTGACCAGCCCTACTACGGCAGAGCCAACGAACGTGAGCCAGTCCATTGGAGTTAATCCTGGGTTCTTCTTCTCAGGCTGTGTGAAAGACAAAAGGTTTCATTTCTTACTCCAGTGCATCATTTATACGCATGTTACTTCAACGGGAAAATATAAAGCACTGTACAAATGCCCTGAGGGAgacagtgagagagagagattctcACAAGAACAATCTCCATATCGGCCATTggaatgtttttaaaatgtttaACATATATTCCCCGCTCTTCATTATCTTCGGTACTTGCTCGCCTGAAGAGTCATAATTCTTCTTGTCAATAAATTACTTTTTCAAGGTCCTTTCGAAAAAGATTATGCAAAAGAAgatagttcataaaatagaaagtAGTACCTATAAACAACAATAATCCTATCAAAAGTTGGCTCTTGGATTGTGTTCTTGCACAGCAAATTTTGAATGCTGAAGGACACAGCATATATTTGTCATGAAGTGGAAATAACCAACATAAGATTGAATCGAAGGCATATATAATAGTCAACCTCAGTTCCATTTTTTCAATACGGATTCGTTCAACAAACAAGTCCTCTGGATCTTGGTCAGGGAGGCAAATATTATCATCCTTCTTTGGATCTATCTTGCACTGTGCCTCTTTCTTTTTCGAAAAGAACTTTTCTGTcctgcaagaacaaaataatcAACAAGATTCTATTTGCACAAAGATGTTTTGGTCAAGTGACTTGAAGTTGTTCAACTATGTTGgttggattaaaattattaatCATAACTAGTTTCTCTAGCTACAAATACGGAACATTCCATCCATGAATTAAGAAGAACTTAAAGCAACTTACTTGGTTAGTCTTAAAAGATATTTCCAGCAACGTGCAATGATCATGTCCACTTTCTCCATGATAAAGTAATCTGAAGTCTTATCAAGTCCAATGCCGCGTCGGAAGATGACGTACTGAAGCAAGATAACATCAAATGAGCCACTCGAATTTTAACAATGGATTTGAAACTTGCAGATGTTTGTTTGCAGTATTTGAAAATACCTTATCAGCAAAATCTGGAATGTTTGGGCAAGGATGCATGTTAAAGTATTTCCTCAAAAGTTTATTGTCAAGCTACGTAACATTTTGGGATCAGCAACCGAACGTGAAGATCGCATCGCATAAAAACCAAATTTCCAATGAAGCAATTTTGCTGAACTGAAACTAGTGATGAAAGGAAAACATTTTGGTGAGACGGTACAAACCTTAGATTCATCAACAACGATGGGAAGGTTTAGAAGATACTGCCCCGACTGCGCAACCTCAATTTCTTCGTTAGTCGCAATCTTGAAATTACTCTTTTCCATCACCTGTAAAAGGAGTTGGCAGTGCATAATTTGTATCATTTGAAGATTTCctgtttctttttctcttgTTCATTTTACTTGTATGGGGCGCCGGGGGTATAGAAATGAAAACAAGAATAAGAAGGGGAAGCACAGCAGCCATAGAATAGAACCTGAAACAAGTACTTGAGGAAGTTCTGTTCAAGTACATCAATTTCTTGAGGAGAAAGCTTCTGCTGCTCCAATTTCTGACTCCCATGGACAGGATCAAACAGGGAGTATAGTTGCTGTGTGTATAGAATTGACAAATACACAATGTCAAAGTTAAACAAAACTTGATGAGATATCGGaaataaataattgaaatttGGGACATGCATGAATAATATCTGGAAAAGAAAAGCGAAAAGATGATCCGGAGCATAGCATATTATTCGCATATGATATGCATACCATCAAATCctcaaattgaagaagatacCAAGCCCGAATTGTGTACTCAACTCTCTTACAGAGCTTGAGAAACTCAGCGCGATCAGAACTTTCCTCTAGAGAATATTTGAGAACCAGGTTCCAGTTAGCAAGAATAACAAAGACAGTCAAAGGCAATGGCATGATTAGATCATTACAAGTACAAAGTACAAACCGATGAGGTTAGCCAAGGTCATGAAGAGTTTGGGCTTGAGAACTTGAATGGCGGATTCACGCTCTAACCGAATCATGTCTTTCTTacccattttcctttttcttcttgttgagCCTTTGGCTTTGAGATTAATTCAGTTGTCTGTAACTCTCTGAGTCTAATAAGCCTAGCTATTACTTAGTTCCATTCATGCCTTTTCTTTCTCACaagcacagagagagagagagagagagagagagagagagagagagaaatgcaTGCATGCAGTTAATGAGAAGGGAAGAGAAAAGGAGGTAGGGAACGATCCCATCCAAGTGGTAACTGCCGCCACTTTTATCTCCGCAGCGACGGCTGACGACCCTGCAAACATTTGCCTTCCTACAATAGTGCGTCTTTAACGTCTCAAGTCTGATTTGGGGGATCCCCGTTGTTTTAGTAGCTCTCTCTTCTGCTCGACCCTCGCTCCATCTATCTTTTTCTGGTTGTCGTACTTGTTTACTTagcttccccccccccccccccccccaaccctaCTTCCACTAcatcctcttcttgtacgtaaCTTGCATTTATAATAAAACCATAACCTAAACCCTGCGAGTTTCAGAccacaaaattaaataaataattacgcAAAGTTTTGAGGTTAATGCAGGTtgattttttcggtttttttgtttttattttttatttttttgtttttgttttgtggaGGGGGTTGTTAATTTTCAACACGGAAGGAAACGCTATTAGACAGCATCCCCGTGCGTTCTGTGCCAAATTTTACAATGATCCAGTTGCTTGCGGGATTGCATTGCATTCCAAGAGCAACTGACCGTCTCCTCCTCATCATCTCCCATACATAGACAGAGGCACTGGCAAAAATTCAAATCCCGACATTCTCGATCATATTTCATTCAACCACATCTTCATTTTCAAGTCTTGTGTAAAACAAGGTTGCTCACCAAATGCCAATACTGCTGCTGCTGTTAGAAACAGTGTCGCCAGAAGGCACGATCCACCTACGAGACTCGTGTTTGATCATCTCAGCTCAGTGGATGATAACGGTGATGGGGCATACTCAAAACAGAAACGCTGCAAAACACTAACTTCGAAAGACGACGACGGTAAAAGCATTCAACATTTCATGAGAGGAAGAGAGTTTGGAAATGCCAGCCAACAAACAAAACCATGATATGCTAATATTCAAGCATTTGCCTCTACAGAAAACTTTAAAAGCCTCCAAAAaaatattccaagatatttctccataaacagagaataagaagaaaaaaggattcccaatgaaaaataaaattctaaacTACCAGCTAACAAATTTGAGATGCCAGGAATTGTCCAATAATCCCACGGTCTCCCCCCAACCCCTGCCTGCTGCTATCTGTCTCTGCCCCCATCTAACATATATGTACACGCTGTTGAGTTGGCCCTTGTATAGGTATGTACAAAGTCAAAAACCTATCTCCAACTCTGCACTTTCATCTACTGTAACCCTCACTTGTCACCATTTCCCGTTTACGTTATCATGCAAGAAAATTGTCTTACGGGTTCCATGACCTCAAGAATGGTTTACCCATTGGATCACGTAAACCAGAGTTCTGATGCGGTAAATTCATCCATTGCATATCATCATGCATCATGGGAGTGGCTGCTTCACGCCCACCCAAGTAATCAAGTTCAGGTCCTGCTTGTGGTACAACATTTCCGGACCTTGGAGTAACCCCACCCACCGTTCCATAGCTCCTAGAGGAAATGAACTGCTCAGCGGAGGCTACGGGATGATAAGGGCTACTTGATCGCAATTGGTTACAATGAGATAGAACACTGAATAAGCTTTGATCTGCGTTCGCTCCATTCCCAATGGTCTGACTTGTGGCACTAGTACCGCCAGAAAACCAATTATGACTCGACACTTCTCCACCATGTAAGTGAGATTGCTGAGGTCCTGGCATACGAACACTATTGACAGCCCAATCCTGCACTTCAACTGGAGCCGAATGTTCTGGCCTTGAAATTAAGTATCTACCTCCATCAGGGTAAATGTTCTCAGTTAATCTTGGTTGCATGTATACctcgctctctctcttctgCCCTTGCTCCAGAGGCAGTGACTGGTGTTGCTGCTCTTCAAAATGCGCTGAAAACTGACCATCACCTATAAACACATTGGCTGGTGGCTGGAAATCCAACCCTGTCTGTTTCTTCTCAGGATTGTAAGATAGCATGCTCTGGCCCTTAAAGAGAGATTGAAGCATTTCATTTTGATCTTGGTTTCGGTAAGAACTGAAGGAACCATTCTCGGACTGTATGTGCACTAAATCTTTCCCACTGTCTCTCACAGGCAAGTTGGACTCCATAGCACCTAAGCGTGTCTGCTGAACTTGATTAACTTGTAGATGTGCAAGCGATAACTCACTGGCAGATGAATATGCGTGACATGTGGTAGAATCATAGTAAGAATGTGGCACATTAACTGCCTTCCAGACATCTCCACTAGCACATAATTGTGCTCCCTCGTTTACTGGAGTATCTGCAGTATTCAGATTCTCCGTGTAATCAGGTACATTTGGAGGAAAATGATCAGATTCTATAATGATATGCTTTTCTGAATCATTATCCGACTCTGCACTGAAATGTTCATCTGAATCTATATCTGTGGGGTTGCACTCATGACCTCTAGTAAGCTTCTGTGGAGACTTGTCATCTTCTTCCATGTCTGTGGGGTTGCACTCGTCACCCTGTATGAAACCGGGTACAGACTTTTCATCATCTTCCATGTCTGTGGGGTTGCACTCATCACCATGTAGGAGGCTGGGTACAGACTTTTCATCATCTTCCATGGGAGATTGACAGTTTGTTGCTCCAATATCTATCTCATCCTGAAGCACATGTTCAAGGTTGTGATTGCCTTTGTCATCCTGAACACCCCATCACAAACAGCCCAAAAAATATCGCACAACAATGGAGACAGGTTCATTAAGAAACGGATGGCTATGACGTCCGctaaaacagaaaagaaaaaaaaaaggagggggGGGAGGAGATAAAGGCAGAATCACAAACCTCTATCAGAGACTTTAACCTCCTTTTCATGTCCTTCTCCAAAGACTTTGTCATTTGCCATCTGTGTAAATGCGTTTCTATCCAGTTTGCATAAGCTGCCGGGATATCTTTAATTGCCAATTGCAACCTGTATAAACAACACTATACTATGAGGAGGAAGACAATCAAATATAGAGTAAGATATATATTTCATTAGACACTAACCAGTGCTGATGCAACTTCTTCTGTTCTTCTTCCACAAAGACTTCATATGGTTGTACAACAAAGTTATCAAGGTTACCTAAAACCCGCTCGAGAGACATGGACTGAATGCTTTTGCCAGACTGCTTCAGGTTCTTAACAATTTCATACTGCTTCTTGCTAATCTGAAATAGTTAAAAGTACACATTCAGCAAGAGCCTCATTACAATTGGAATGTTATATATCATGACCCAGAGCAACAGGTATACAGAAAAAAGATGGCTGTGTGTGTGGGGAGAGACAGAAAGAGAAAGGAGTGTCTTGTCTATGTGTTGGTTTACTGGGCtcgaaaaataaaacaaagtatGGATGTTAATATCTGCTAGTTGCCAGCAGTTATGTAGGAAAAAAGTTAAAACCCATTCAAATAAACAACTTAGAGGCAATGAGTTCCAGACATAATTGTGTTCAAAACTTAACAACGTTTTTTCTACTTGAATTATTTGTCCTACTTAACAGGGAAACTGGGATGATTCTGTGTCTCTGCTCAGAAGCCATTAAGGTATGTGTCTGGCCATTTAAGTTTAACACACGAGCACTGATCCTAAAACTCAAGCCTGAGAGGTGACTGTTTAGGTTACGCAGACTTACATAATCCATCCATAATTTTATTTCGTTTCAGAATTACCAAATGAACACCAACCTTAACATACGACATGTATTTAGCACCATCGCTACTGTGGATATTGCGCTTGTGTAGATTGTCTCCTTTTTTGGATCTTGCTCCTGCATTAAGTGCTCCATCTGGTGTAACCCACAAATTTCTACCTTTGTCCTTTAGGAAGCCTTTCTCACGGATCCTGACACAATAATAACTTATAGATCTCATGCACGTCCAAAGTAGATTGATATATAAATGTGGCAAAAATTATCAAACGTCAACTGAACATACAGTAAGTAGCCATAGCCAAGTACATTTATAATTTAAGAAAACTAAAATGAACCTGGAGCACATAGGTGCTCTGGTAGGACTAAATGTGGATAGCTGAATTACCTGTTCTGAAATTCTCCTCCCTTGTTCACTGAGGAAATCTGGTTATCACTACTGCATGCTTTCTCCCAAGAACAAGATTCAGATGTAACCATGGCATTTTCCTCAAGATCATGCAATCTGGATTCATTTGCATGTGAAAAAATTGGTTTCTCAACATCAATTCTTAACCTGCATAAAGTATAACCCCCATGAGAATAGCACCCAAAGTCTCCAAGCAGTCTGTCAAATGACTAAATGAAAGGAAAAACACAATTTGAAGAAGAATTCCTCCTCCTTATAAATTGGTACTTGGTTGAGCATCAAAGGGAAGGTTTGGCATTCATTAAGCTCATAAttatgagatgaaaaaaaagaagaaaatacagTGAGCATCAACCTCCACATATTCTGCACAATTTCCTTTTCAGGATCCTTACAGCTTGCGCATCTCTCCTTCAACTTCTGTAAATATGCAATCATACTGCCACAAAAACCATAAAAAGGATTGTGACAGTATGTTTTAGCACAAGAGAGCCTTTCGAAAACAGTATTAAATGTATTACAGAAAAAAGTGGAAAAGCGTAACGTACTCATTATGGTACATCTGCAACTCATTGTAGAATGTTTTCTTATCAGTTATTAGATATTGTTCCCTACGAAGTATGGCATCAGGATGGAAATCACCTGAGCAAAGTGCAGCACCCCTGAAAGCATATATCTCAATTAAAATCATTGGTACACTATGGtcttaaattattattaataaaagaAGCTACTATTTAAAACTCACAAAGCTACAAtaacttctttcttttctttcatgttAGAAATTAGAATCATCTAAAAGTGATACCTAGTACATGCACAACATAcaatgtgtgaaaaaaaaaatttaacagaaaagtttcttgttttaaattttCTGATCAAACAAATGGAACAGTAAAAATTTGATGTAACAAACTTTTCCCAACCACTTGAAACCCATTTTCTTACAAGAAACATGAactaatttaaattttgattagTCTACAAAAAGCAATATTCAGCAGTGCCGCATTTATTTACtcttaaaaatataaaacaaactaaattaatggaaaagaggaggaaagggactgCATCAAtacaagtat
This window harbors:
- the LOC126634544 gene encoding uncharacterized protein LOC126634544, with translation MGKKDMIRLERESAIQVLKPKLFMTLANLIEESSDRAEFLKLCKRVEYTIRAWYLLQFEDLMQLYSLFDPVHGSQKLEQQKLSPQEIDVLEQNFLKYLFQVMEKSNFKIATNEEIEVAQSGQYLLNLPIVVDESKLDNKLLRKYFNMHPCPNIPDFADKYVIFRRGIGLDKTSDYFIMEKVDMIIARCWKYLLRLTKTEKFFSKKKEAQCKIDPKKDDNICLPDQDPEDLFVERIRIEKMELSIQNLLCKNTIQEPTFDRIIVVYRRASTEDNEERGIYVKHFKNIPMADMEIVLPEKKNPGLTPMDWLTFVGSAVVGLVAVVTSLEMPQIDLWVIFAIISTVIGYFAKTYFSYQQNLAQYQNLITQSMYEKQLDSGRGTLLHLCDDVIQQEVKEVIISFYILMEQGKATLLDLDKRCEELIKEQFNDDCNFDVDDAVQKLEKLGIVTRDTLGRYNSVGLKRANEIIGTTTEEVVLKAKQDSTPNA
- the LOC126634547 gene encoding nodulation receptor kinase-like, with product MIIRFTTILPIVEVVTYQMSASLAAILGGAAGAVTLVGISIILIWFCVSRNRSVPRTSETGSSDPSIQVGRHGGVELSMRETRCFHMEELSLATKHFSDKNLIGQGKFGEVYMGFLQDGMLVAIKKRPGTASQEFINEVHYLSAIQHRNIVTLLGYCQENNLQFLVYEYLHSGSVSSHLYGTGQHSREKLEFKNRLSIAQGAAKGLAHLHSLSPRLVHKDFKTANVLVDENFIAKVADAGIRNFLGRVDIAGSSSQVTADEMFLAPEVREFRRFSEKSDVYSFGVFLLELVSGREARDFASSDSNQNMVEWVQNIQEGSNVSCIIDERLGNSFTGEAMEGLIQLIMRCVEALSERRPSMSNVVTELDRIVEKEMSLTTIMGEGTSTVIPGSQLFKATK
- the LOC126634553 gene encoding UPF0496 protein At3g19330, yielding MLQCLSLKLSSSSSPSSAAAAAPNGNTHSHPPPPSQGGTSSEASPSATLTHEYTRAVQSQSYNEIWSKVHQVHDHHHDPGHDELPLEEEDHDESDNEESRHRRSQRQHQLLLGRVLQPNRECVQEALRLAKPNTLTRLVSDYFDQSENTTQACLLLLHRSVYRARELYAPLHQLLDAVVHSDSVESSLSLNLSLSQSQCRRALDVFLQFDLHDNPFPSPDDADSPNLDNMRRCFSQLKLQLDSRLRSSRSKIRLIRRATLASALCFIGTAVGVAVSAVAVTVHALTAALVVVAAPPLCCTATSTGSGSGSGRSSSCCNCSTMTTTEKKEIANMKQLDAAAMGTCVLDNDLATIDRLVRRLHAAVEGDKLLVRLGLERGSVSGTAVDKHPIQEVMKQLHKSHPNFLQLVDELEEHICLCFNTVNRSRSLLFQHINTL